CGAGCGCCGCCGACCTGCACGACTTCGTCGCCCATCACGTCACCGGCATCCTGGTGCAGACGCAGATGACCCGCATGATGGCGACCGCTGGGCCGGAGGGCCTCGACCCCGTGCTGGCGAGCATCGAACGTGCCGCCACGCAGGCGCTCGCGTCGATGCGCCGGACCGTCGGCGTGCTGCGCGACACCACGGCGGAGGAGGCCGACCGGCGCCCCGTTGGTGACCTGGCCGCGATTGTCGACCTGGCCGAGGGCGCGGTTGCCCAGCAGCGCGGGCGCGGCCCTCACCTGGAGGCGTTCTTCGGCTGCATGTACTACGCGGCGATGCGGCCTGCGGAGGTCATACCTCTCCGGCTCGAACAGTGCCATCTGCCCGACTCCGGATGGGGGATGCTCAACCTGTCGGGTGGCGTCGTCACAGCAGGCAGGCTTCGCGGGCGGCTGCCCGGTCGCCGCGGGGATGTCCCGTCGCCCCGCCGAACCTGCGCGCCCAGCGCCACCACGGCTGTGCACCGCAACCGCCGACCACGGAGCCGCGCGAGGCCGCCCGAGCGCGGGACATCGCAGTCGCCGCCGCCGCGGTGGACCGCGCGGAATCCACCCAGTCCACCGGGGATGTCGTAACCGCCGCCTTCTCCACCCGGAACGGCGCGGCGGGCGGGGCGTTGGCGGACCAGGGCGTTCCGTGCGAGCGCGCCGCAGTACTCGCCGCGTTCGTGATCAGCGCGCTGGAGGGGGCGATCCTCATCGCCCGGGCCGACCGGTAAGTCCGGGCACCGACCACCGACCACCGACCACCGACCACCGACCACCGACCACCGACCACCGTGCTCCGGGAACTGGGTGCCCTTCTCGACCGCGCTGTGGGCGAGGCGGTGATGGGCTGACGGGCTTCGCCGAGAAGCTCCGGCGCCGCGGATCGGGCAAAATGGGCCCATGGTGCCGACGGCGGAGAACATGCAGGGTCCCGAGGCGCACACCGCGAGCGGACTCGGAGCCTATCTGCGGGCGCGCCGCGCACAGATCGCCCCCGAGCGGGCCGGGCTGACGACTGCGTCCGGCCTGCGCCGCACACCGGGCCTGCGCCGGGAGGAAGTCGCCGCACTGGCCGGGATCAGCATCGACTACTACGTGCGTCTCGAGCGCGGCAAGGAGACCCACCCGAGCCCGTCCGTCGTCGACGCCCTCGCCCGCGCCCTCCGTCTGAACGAGCAGGAGCACCGGCATCTGCGCGAGCTTGTGGCCCAGGCCCAGGCGCATGCCCACACCGGCTCCGCCCGAGCGGATCCCTCTCCAGCCCGCGAGGTCCGGCCGGGACTGGCGTTGCTGCCCGAGCAACTGCGCCCCAATCCGGTCCTGGTCCTCGGCCGCACCCTGGACGTGCTGGCCTGCAACCCCGGGGCGTTGCGCCTTTTCGCCGGCCTGGATGCCCAGCCTCCGCAGCGGCGGAGCCTCGTACGGTACGTCTTCCTCCACCCGCTCGCCCGCGAGGTGCTCGACGACTGGGACGAGCAGGCCCGTTCCTGCGTCGCCCGGCTGCGCAAGCTGGCCGGCATCGACGCGGCCGCACCGGACCTGACCGACCTGGTCGCCGAACTCATGCCGAAGAGCCCGGAGTTCGCGCAGCTGTGGGACCGCTTCGACATCACCCCGCATGCGCAGGGCTTCAGGACGTTCCACCATCCCGACGTCGGGGACGTCCGCCTCGGCTGGGAGTCCATGCCGCTGGACGACAGCCCGATGCAGCGCTTCGTCGTGTTCTTCGCCGAGCCGGACAGCCCTGATCACGCCAAGATGCTCCTGCTCGACGAGGGCCACAGTCCCGACAAGGGCCACAGTGAGCCGCGAACTCCGTCAGGAGGACGGCTCGGCGGGCGTCAGGCGTGACTCCTCGGCGTCGAGGCGGGCCTGTAGGAGACGCAGGACGGTGTCGTCGATCTGCTGGCTGTCGCGCAGGCGGATGACAGTGGCGCGTTTGTGAGTGAGGACGGCGAGGCGCAGGGCGGCGT
Above is a genomic segment from Streptomyces sp. R21 containing:
- a CDS encoding helix-turn-helix transcriptional regulator — encoded protein: MVPTAENMQGPEAHTASGLGAYLRARRAQIAPERAGLTTASGLRRTPGLRREEVAALAGISIDYYVRLERGKETHPSPSVVDALARALRLNEQEHRHLRELVAQAQAHAHTGSARADPSPAREVRPGLALLPEQLRPNPVLVLGRTLDVLACNPGALRLFAGLDAQPPQRRSLVRYVFLHPLAREVLDDWDEQARSCVARLRKLAGIDAAAPDLTDLVAELMPKSPEFAQLWDRFDITPHAQGFRTFHHPDVGDVRLGWESMPLDDSPMQRFVVFFAEPDSPDHAKMLLLDEGHSPDKGHSEPRTPSGGRLGGRQA